A part of bacterium genomic DNA contains:
- the era gene encoding GTPase Era, giving the protein MTGTGKKSGFVCLVGLPNVGKSTLLNRLVGTDLAIVSPRPQTTWNTVRGILSDERGQIVFIDTPGLHRPADGLGRRMVSSARRALGEADLVYWLEDCRSDPESALAKVARLLPRGLPAFLVLNKADLVPKPSLLPRLEVYGRAGRFREIVPLSALTGENCDRLLPLTFECLPPGEELFPGDMLSDQPEKDLMREFIREKVFLNTRQEIPYASAVKIEYVREEPRRLVVGATIFVERESQKGIVVGKGASMLKKIGTQARGRIEALVGMPIFLDLRVKVRPKWRGDARSLTEFGYRD; this is encoded by the coding sequence GTGACCGGCACCGGGAAGAAGAGCGGGTTCGTCTGCCTGGTCGGGCTCCCCAACGTCGGAAAATCCACCCTGCTGAACCGCTTGGTGGGAACGGATCTGGCCATTGTTTCTCCGCGGCCCCAGACCACCTGGAACACGGTCCGGGGAATCCTCTCCGACGAACGCGGGCAGATCGTGTTCATAGACACTCCCGGCCTCCACCGCCCCGCCGACGGGCTCGGGCGCCGGATGGTCTCATCGGCGCGGCGGGCCCTGGGGGAAGCCGATCTGGTGTATTGGCTGGAGGATTGCCGCTCCGACCCCGAAAGCGCTTTGGCGAAAGTCGCCCGGCTGCTGCCCCGGGGGCTCCCGGCGTTTTTGGTTCTGAACAAGGCCGACCTGGTCCCCAAGCCCTCGCTCCTGCCCCGGCTCGAAGTCTACGGCCGCGCCGGCCGTTTCCGGGAGATCGTCCCGCTTTCGGCCCTGACCGGGGAAAACTGCGACCGTCTCCTGCCGCTGACGTTCGAATGCCTCCCTCCCGGCGAGGAACTCTTTCCCGGGGACATGCTTTCGGACCAGCCGGAAAAAGACCTGATGCGGGAGTTCATCCGGGAAAAAGTATTTCTCAACACCCGCCAGGAGATCCCGTACGCCAGCGCGGTGAAGATCGAATATGTCCGCGAGGAACCCAGGCGCCTGGTGGTCGGCGCCACTATCTTCGTGGAGCGGGAGTCGCAGAAAGGGATCGTGGTGGGGAAGGGCGCGTCCATGCTCAAAAAGATCGGGACTCAGGCCCGCGGCCGGATCGAAGCCCTGGTGGGAATGCCGATCTTCCTCGACCTGAGAGTGAAGGTGCGCCCCAAATGGCGCGGCGACGCCCGCAGCCTGACCGAATTCGGTTATCGGGATTGA
- a CDS encoding DUF1566 domain-containing protein, producing MNADPAKRRRKRFVGALAGMAAIAAAGTGRAAAQDPYGLPRTGQAASYHYAAPYDLGDDGYLRIGYPREGVRFVDNGDGTVSDLGTGLIWQKDDSGYRPVDGLEGMVSWDDAFAYVSGLNSREFGSRTDWRLPNIKELLSIVNEGTWLPAAYSIFSWMHESPYWSSTHHPFASTGYAPYYINMGEGHANAGSTETAYVKAVASLPYSESVRGFPKTGQVDSIRTGDDGDLEKGYPLTAPAYLDYAEYVEQAATGLCWQKTDSRTRAFGSLEGELTWEEAFDYVRAMNESGYAGFGDWRLPNYFELYSLLEFRDRYPEALIDESFDPAVPALYWTGTSRYGVPDEAFGVRFLDGWSGQVRYSDRCLVRGVRGGPYRSPTPAPSCPTPTPDPGTLTGLPRSGQLDSYHPAGPYDFGDDGAVRAGYPLQGERFGTAGSTVADLAAGLMWQTGDSGSQAAGTYQGLLTWEEAFAYVAELNRNSFAAFTDWRMPNSKELAAIVDFGAYDPASFSVFSSIPVGAFFWSSTTYADVVSGLRGYGLDFREGLLQTVNLESSPEPTGYVKAVRTLPREETAAGFPRSGQTNPIHNPVGFDLGDDGAVQAGYPRWGQRFIANANGTVSDRATALIWQGEDSSKLEVAGLKDSLTWEDAFLYIERLNRNHYGGYSTWRLPNQQELLSLIDYGQFYPAIPPLLRSRVGTGAHWSGTSRFCIPSYKWYIDFTQGAGGFRESEGASAQTAYVIAVTGGPGLDPGPTQATPTATPYGYTTPPVVTPTPIPPPPTPVIVFNLYYGVPATGQTEAFHERDDGYYEIGYPLHPPRWEDLGTGVVADWATGLMWQQGESNSQPAGGRSGIMSWEDAFAYVASLNRDSFGGFSDWRIPNALELLSTRDLGLDASQDPNHYLFTGTTHDPYWTSTCSANFASGTAVYQMSYGFGQSFAELLDNDREAAVRACRSFFTGDDAEGFPATGQTLVIHPPGPFDLGDDGAAGAGYPRSGERFVREGTYTVRDRATGLTWLDASSPNIRSWTQAFDFVDGLNSLDVGGYNDWRLPNHDELVSLVDFGRFYPVIDPIFAGGTQKAWYWSSSTVKTLTSNAWAVDFSVGVADVKPKDTLHFVRAVRGYPRPGYRPTPPSLPAVAGDYTGDGTADAALYRPSAGAWMFRNGNRYYLGENGDRPVPQAYTGYGRWQSAVFRPTLGKWIVREGDGAYFGAAADEPVPADYDGDGRAAIAVFRPGQGKWMVRNSTRAFWGGDGDLPVSADYDGDGTVDIAVYRPAAGKWMVRGGVSAYFGGGEDIPVPGDYDGDGTREMAVFRPSTGKWLARTGRSWFFGSETDLPLASDFDGDGSDDAAVFRSGTGKWMVRGYSGWFFGSEGDIQVTAPY from the coding sequence GTGAACGCGGACCCCGCCAAGCGGAGGAGGAAACGATTCGTCGGCGCCCTGGCGGGGATGGCGGCGATCGCGGCGGCGGGAACCGGCCGGGCGGCGGCGCAGGATCCCTACGGCCTGCCCCGGACCGGGCAGGCCGCCAGTTACCATTACGCCGCTCCTTACGACCTGGGAGACGACGGCTACCTGAGAATCGGATACCCCCGGGAGGGCGTGCGCTTCGTCGACAACGGCGACGGCACCGTCAGCGACCTCGGAACCGGCCTGATCTGGCAGAAAGACGACAGCGGCTACCGGCCGGTCGACGGTCTGGAAGGCATGGTCTCCTGGGACGACGCCTTCGCCTACGTCAGCGGTCTCAACAGCCGGGAGTTCGGATCGAGAACGGATTGGCGGCTGCCCAACATCAAGGAACTGCTCTCTATCGTCAACGAGGGGACCTGGCTGCCGGCGGCGTATAGTATCTTCTCCTGGATGCACGAATCCCCCTACTGGTCGAGCACCCACCATCCTTTCGCCTCGACCGGGTACGCCCCTTATTACATCAATATGGGGGAAGGCCACGCCAACGCCGGCTCCACGGAGACCGCCTACGTCAAGGCCGTCGCTTCCCTCCCCTACTCCGAAAGCGTCCGAGGGTTCCCCAAGACCGGCCAGGTCGACAGCATCCGGACCGGAGACGACGGGGACCTGGAGAAAGGATACCCCCTGACGGCCCCGGCTTACCTCGATTACGCCGAGTACGTCGAACAGGCGGCGACCGGCCTCTGCTGGCAGAAAACCGACAGCCGGACCCGGGCGTTCGGCTCGCTCGAGGGCGAACTGACCTGGGAGGAAGCCTTCGACTACGTACGGGCCATGAACGAATCCGGCTACGCCGGTTTCGGCGACTGGCGCCTGCCCAACTACTTCGAACTCTATTCGCTCTTGGAATTCCGGGACCGCTACCCGGAAGCACTGATCGACGAATCCTTCGACCCGGCCGTGCCCGCTCTCTACTGGACCGGCACCTCCCGCTACGGGGTTCCCGACGAGGCCTTCGGCGTCAGGTTTCTCGACGGCTGGTCGGGACAAGTCAGGTATTCGGACCGGTGCCTGGTCCGGGGCGTCAGGGGAGGGCCCTACCGTTCCCCCACCCCGGCCCCTTCCTGCCCCACCCCCACTCCCGATCCCGGGACCCTCACCGGTCTTCCCCGGAGCGGGCAGCTCGATTCCTACCACCCCGCGGGCCCCTACGACTTCGGCGACGACGGGGCGGTCCGGGCCGGGTATCCCCTGCAGGGAGAGCGCTTCGGCACCGCCGGGAGCACGGTCGCGGACCTCGCCGCCGGCCTGATGTGGCAGACCGGGGACAGCGGGTCCCAGGCGGCGGGGACCTACCAGGGTCTCCTGACCTGGGAGGAGGCCTTCGCCTACGTGGCCGAGTTGAACCGGAATTCGTTCGCCGCCTTTACCGACTGGAGAATGCCCAACAGCAAGGAGCTGGCCGCCATCGTCGATTTCGGCGCCTACGACCCCGCTTCTTTCTCCGTCTTCAGCTCCATTCCCGTCGGCGCTTTCTTCTGGTCGTCCACCACCTACGCCGACGTCGTCAGCGGGCTGCGGGGCTACGGCCTCGACTTCCGGGAAGGACTCCTGCAGACCGTGAACCTGGAAAGCTCCCCGGAACCGACGGGCTACGTCAAGGCGGTCCGGACGCTGCCCCGGGAGGAGACGGCGGCGGGGTTCCCGCGCTCCGGCCAGACCAACCCGATCCACAACCCCGTCGGCTTCGACCTCGGCGACGACGGCGCCGTGCAGGCGGGCTACCCCCGCTGGGGCCAGCGGTTCATCGCGAACGCCAACGGCACCGTCTCCGACCGGGCCACGGCCCTGATCTGGCAGGGGGAGGATTCCTCCAAGCTCGAGGTGGCGGGGCTCAAGGACAGCCTCACCTGGGAAGACGCGTTTCTCTACATCGAACGGCTTAACCGCAACCACTACGGCGGCTACAGCACCTGGCGCCTCCCCAACCAGCAGGAGCTGTTGAGCCTGATCGACTACGGCCAGTTCTACCCGGCCATCCCCCCCCTGCTCCGCTCCCGTGTCGGCACCGGCGCCCATTGGAGCGGCACTTCCCGCTTCTGCATCCCCTCCTATAAGTGGTACATCGACTTCACCCAGGGCGCCGGGGGTTTCCGCGAGAGCGAGGGCGCCTCCGCCCAGACGGCCTACGTCATCGCGGTCACCGGCGGACCCGGGCTCGACCCGGGCCCGACGCAGGCGACCCCGACGGCAACGCCCTACGGCTATACCACTCCCCCGGTAGTCACCCCCACCCCCATCCCGCCCCCTCCCACTCCCGTCATTGTTTTTAACCTTTATTACGGAGTGCCGGCGACCGGCCAGACCGAGGCCTTTCACGAGCGCGACGACGGCTATTATGAAATCGGCTACCCTCTCCACCCCCCCCGTTGGGAGGACCTGGGCACGGGGGTGGTGGCGGACTGGGCGACGGGCCTGATGTGGCAGCAGGGAGAGAGCAACAGCCAGCCCGCCGGCGGCCGTTCGGGGATCATGTCCTGGGAAGACGCGTTCGCCTACGTCGCTTCCCTCAACCGAGACTCGTTCGGCGGTTTCAGCGATTGGCGGATCCCGAATGCCCTGGAGCTGCTCTCCACCCGGGACCTGGGGCTCGATGCCAGCCAGGATCCGAACCACTACCTTTTTACCGGCACCACCCACGATCCCTACTGGACTTCGACCTGCTCCGCCAACTTCGCTTCGGGAACGGCCGTGTACCAGATGTCGTACGGTTTCGGCCAATCCTTCGCGGAACTGCTCGACAACGACCGGGAAGCGGCGGTGCGGGCGTGCCGCAGCTTTTTCACGGGCGACGACGCCGAGGGGTTCCCCGCCACCGGCCAGACCCTGGTCATCCACCCCCCGGGGCCGTTCGACCTCGGGGACGACGGAGCTGCCGGTGCCGGCTACCCCCGCTCGGGCGAGCGCTTCGTCCGAGAGGGCACGTACACCGTCCGCGACCGGGCCACCGGCCTGACCTGGCTGGACGCTTCCAGCCCCAACATACGTTCCTGGACCCAAGCGTTCGATTTCGTCGACGGCCTCAACTCCCTCGACGTGGGCGGCTACAACGACTGGAGACTGCCCAACCACGACGAACTGGTCAGCCTCGTCGACTTCGGGCGTTTTTATCCCGTGATCGATCCCATCTTCGCCGGAGGGACTCAAAAAGCCTGGTACTGGTCGAGTTCGACGGTCAAGACGCTCACCTCCAACGCCTGGGCGGTCGACTTTTCGGTGGGAGTCGCCGACGTCAAACCGAAGGACACGCTTCATTTCGTCCGGGCCGTGCGCGGCTACCCCCGGCCGGGTTACCGCCCCACCCCTCCCTCGCTGCCCGCCGTGGCCGGCGACTACACCGGAGACGGGACCGCCGACGCGGCTCTCTACCGCCCTTCCGCCGGGGCCTGGATGTTCCGGAACGGAAACCGTTATTACCTGGGGGAAAACGGGGACCGCCCGGTGCCGCAGGCTTACACCGGATACGGGAGGTGGCAGTCGGCGGTTTTCCGGCCGACCCTCGGGAAGTGGATCGTCAGGGAAGGAGACGGCGCCTACTTCGGGGCGGCGGCCGACGAGCCCGTCCCGGCCGACTACGACGGGGACGGAAGGGCCGCTATCGCCGTCTTCCGCCCGGGCCAGGGGAAATGGATGGTGCGAAACTCCACCCGGGCGTTCTGGGGCGGGGACGGCGATCTTCCGGTCAGCGCCGACTACGACGGGGACGGGACCGTCGACATCGCCGTGTACCGTCCCGCGGCCGGAAAATGGATGGTCCGGGGCGGCGTCTCCGCCTATTTCGGGGGAGGAGAAGACATCCCGGTTCCCGGCGACTACGACGGCGACGGTACCCGGGAAATGGCCGTCTTCCGCCCTTCAACCGGAAAATGGCTGGCGCGGACGGGGCGGAGCTGGTTTTTCGGGTCCGAAACCGACCTGCCCCTGGCGTCCGACTTCGACGGGGACGGGTCCGACGACGCCGCCGTCTTCAGATCGGGGACGGGAAAGTGGATGGTGCGCGGGTATTCCGGCTGGTTTTTCGGGTCCGAGGGAGATATCCAGGTGACCGCCCCCTATTGA
- the mgtE gene encoding magnesium transporter, whose product MRARVYFDELCQGRVLALYHSGRTLEAAQVLRQARAEDIADWLSTLAREERFGIFSLLDRDLQGDVLEDSSPSLEAELVDRLGPPELGDILETMPPEEAVEIISEMEPHEEAQVLGEISGDGSSEIRTLLAYPENSAGRIMDADLIALPADLSVKQAIQVIRRSTIEEALYSVFVVDREGRLLGLVPLQKLLAAPDGALLGEVMLEAFARVTPATDQEQAAAIIRKYDLAVLPVVDETGKLLGRITADDAVEIIDEEASEDILRMAGTDDEELRATSSLRIARIRLPWLLICIGGSFLSSLVIRSFEVTLEQVIALVAFIPMITATGGNVGLQSSSIVIRGLALGTLKSSRVFAEVFKQLKVAVLLGISCGVILAGLAFLLQAGQGNGWFMGGVVGLAMFLAVTFSTLSGVLVPLTFSRLRIDPAIASGPLITTMNDVLGIAIYLGSATAMIRVFLH is encoded by the coding sequence ATGCGAGCTCGCGTCTATTTCGACGAACTCTGCCAGGGCCGGGTTCTGGCGCTCTACCACTCCGGCAGAACCCTGGAAGCGGCCCAGGTGCTCCGCCAGGCCCGGGCCGAGGATATCGCCGACTGGCTTTCGACGCTCGCGCGGGAAGAACGTTTCGGCATCTTCAGCCTCCTCGACCGCGACCTCCAGGGAGACGTCCTCGAAGACAGTTCTCCTTCCCTCGAAGCCGAACTGGTCGACCGGCTCGGCCCCCCGGAACTGGGGGACATCCTGGAGACCATGCCCCCGGAAGAGGCGGTGGAGATCATCTCCGAGATGGAGCCGCACGAAGAGGCCCAGGTTCTGGGCGAAATTTCCGGGGACGGCTCGTCGGAAATCCGCACGCTCCTGGCCTACCCCGAAAACAGCGCCGGGCGGATCATGGACGCCGACCTCATCGCCCTGCCCGCCGACCTTTCGGTCAAGCAGGCCATCCAGGTCATCCGCCGCAGCACCATCGAGGAAGCGCTGTATTCCGTCTTCGTCGTCGACCGGGAGGGGCGCCTGCTCGGCCTCGTCCCCCTGCAGAAGCTCCTCGCCGCCCCCGACGGCGCTCTCCTGGGCGAGGTGATGCTGGAAGCATTTGCCCGGGTCACCCCGGCGACCGACCAGGAACAGGCGGCGGCGATCATCCGCAAATACGACCTGGCCGTCCTGCCGGTGGTGGACGAGACCGGGAAACTTTTGGGGCGGATCACCGCCGACGACGCGGTCGAAATCATCGACGAGGAGGCCAGCGAGGATATCCTGCGCATGGCCGGCACCGACGACGAGGAACTGCGGGCGACCAGTTCGCTGCGGATCGCCCGCATCCGCCTCCCCTGGCTCCTGATCTGCATCGGGGGCAGTTTTCTCTCCAGCCTGGTCATCCGTTCCTTCGAGGTCACGCTCGAACAAGTCATCGCCCTGGTCGCCTTCATCCCCATGATCACCGCCACCGGCGGCAACGTCGGGCTGCAATCGTCCAGCATCGTCATCCGGGGCCTGGCCCTGGGAACGCTGAAATCGTCCCGGGTCTTCGCCGAAGTCTTCAAACAGCTCAAAGTCGCGGTCCTGCTCGGGATTTCCTGCGGCGTCATCCTGGCGGGGCTGGCGTTTCTCCTCCAGGCCGGCCAGGGCAACGGCTGGTTCATGGGCGGGGTCGTGGGCCTGGCCATGTTTCTGGCCGTCACCTTCTCCACCCTCTCCGGCGTGCTCGTCCCCCTGACCTTCAGCCGTCTCCGCATCGACCCGGCGATCGCTTCCGGCCCCCTGATCACGACCATGAACGACGTCCTCGGTATCGCCATCTACCTGGGAAGCGCCACGGCGATGATCAGGGTTTTCCTCCATTGA
- the nth gene encoding endonuclease III, with the protein MSTIEKKSWGATILRRLAREYPAAGIALEFRTPLQLLVATILSAQSTDRQINKITRDLFRKYRSVGDYARADRAQFEEDIRSSGFFRNKAAAIIASARLIEERFGGKVPETMDELLTLPGVARKTANIVLWHAFGKAEGIAVDTHVKRLAGKLGLSGETAPDKIERDLLQVFPRRRWGEVNTLLIVHGRQVCIARRPRCGDCVLADRCPSAET; encoded by the coding sequence GTGAGTACGATCGAGAAGAAGAGCTGGGGCGCCACGATCTTACGCCGCCTGGCCCGGGAATATCCGGCCGCCGGTATCGCCCTCGAATTCCGCACTCCCCTCCAACTCCTGGTGGCGACCATACTTTCCGCCCAGAGTACCGATCGGCAGATCAACAAGATCACCCGGGATCTTTTCCGCAAGTACCGTTCGGTCGGGGATTACGCCCGGGCCGACCGCGCCCAGTTCGAGGAGGACATCCGCTCCAGCGGTTTCTTCCGCAACAAGGCCGCCGCCATCATCGCTTCCGCCCGCCTGATCGAAGAGCGGTTCGGGGGAAAGGTCCCGGAGACCATGGACGAGCTGCTCACCCTCCCCGGCGTCGCCCGTAAAACCGCCAATATCGTCCTCTGGCACGCTTTCGGCAAGGCCGAGGGAATCGCGGTCGATACCCACGTCAAACGGCTGGCGGGAAAGCTGGGGTTGAGCGGGGAGACCGCCCCCGACAAGATCGAACGGGACCTCCTCCAGGTTTTTCCCCGCCGCCGCTGGGGGGAGGTCAACACGCTCCTGATCGTTCACGGCCGGCAGGTCTGCATCGCCCGCCGCCCGCGCTGCGGAGACTGCGTACTCGCCGACCGCTGCCCCTCCGCCGAGACCTGA
- a CDS encoding VCBS repeat-containing protein — protein MKRLLTGLVGLTLLCPALPGGAADFDGDSREDIAVYRPSSGKWLIRGITQVFFGTAADTPVAGDFSGDGIAEVGIFRPSSGLWRIRNTTLGYFGTSTDVPITGGGSGQRLYDYVVRTGDGDDLAAALESDVYRSVFIPAGTYSIDQTVTIEHVRKIVGEEQRGTVLAFDSGCYLDIHVEFCKVDGLRVLSGGGAGGTGNVYVRSNYVTVRDCFSYSSEGHGFEHGSGAYVSFIDCVASNAAANGFQGSNDESCRFLNCAARDCAENGFEDCNNLANCYIDGYGHTQIGFYDCDRLSNCYAYGCQTYGFSGCNMAGACLVDGGGITTTGFHSCYRLSSCWVQNCTGSSYDNVNVSDDSTNKYSCN, from the coding sequence ATGAAACGCTTACTGACGGGCCTGGTCGGTCTTACCTTGCTCTGCCCGGCTCTTCCGGGCGGCGCCGCCGATTTCGACGGGGACTCCCGGGAGGACATCGCGGTCTACCGTCCTTCCAGCGGGAAATGGCTGATCCGGGGCATCACCCAGGTCTTCTTCGGGACCGCCGCCGACACCCCGGTCGCCGGGGACTTCAGCGGAGACGGGATCGCCGAAGTCGGGATCTTCCGGCCTTCCTCGGGGCTGTGGCGGATCCGCAACACCACCCTCGGCTACTTCGGGACCTCCACCGACGTCCCCATAACCGGCGGCGGGAGCGGCCAGCGCCTCTACGACTACGTGGTCAGGACCGGGGACGGAGACGACCTCGCGGCCGCGCTGGAGAGCGACGTCTACCGCTCGGTCTTCATCCCCGCCGGAACCTACAGTATCGATCAAACCGTCACGATCGAACACGTCAGGAAGATCGTGGGCGAGGAGCAGCGGGGCACCGTGCTCGCCTTCGACAGCGGGTGCTACCTCGATATCCACGTCGAGTTCTGCAAGGTCGATGGGCTGCGGGTGCTCTCCGGCGGGGGTGCGGGAGGTACGGGCAACGTATATGTTCGTTCCAATTACGTCACGGTCCGGGATTGTTTCTCCTACAGCAGCGAGGGTCACGGTTTCGAACATGGTTCGGGTGCGTACGTAAGCTTCATCGACTGCGTGGCCAGCAACGCCGCCGCCAACGGCTTCCAGGGTTCGAACGACGAGAGCTGCCGGTTTCTCAACTGCGCCGCCCGCGACTGCGCGGAGAACGGTTTCGAGGACTGCAACAACCTCGCCAACTGTTACATCGACGGGTACGGCCATACCCAGATCGGCTTCTACGACTGCGACCGCCTTTCCAACTGCTACGCCTACGGCTGCCAGACCTACGGCTTCTCCGGGTGCAACATGGCCGGCGCCTGCCTGGTCGATGGGGGCGGCATCACCACCACCGGATTCCATAGCTGCTACCGCCTCTCCAGCTGCTGGGTGCAGAACTGTACCGGGTCTTCATACGACAACGTTAACGTCTCGGACGACTCCACCAACAAATACTCCTGCAACTGA
- a CDS encoding VCBS repeat-containing protein yields MRPSAKALLLAALAAAGTSAAADFDGDSREDIAVYRPSSGKWLIRGITQVFFGTAADTPVAGDFSGDGIAEVGIFRPSSGLWRIRNTTRGYFGTSTDIPITGGGSGQRLYDYVVKAGNGADLLAALQSTTYTSVFVPAGTYYVYSMINVASVKRISGESLHAYPRIMLINGQYLNITSQGCLVEDIIIQGGGDSILKRGSFYVNNAWYVTLRNCYSLSSAGNGFEYTSASQYVTFLGCNAEQSDDAGFQGSNTIQTARIIGCAAEDCYRGFSNCNNLSACVSEDASAYGFDNCYNLSSCAVKGPVSGGVGFHGCDNLSACRAEGVGDTAFFGCDQVGSCSVVTAGTGFDYCGYLSSCVAYGCSTSFTGCFSIDSDSCNN; encoded by the coding sequence ATGAGACCGAGCGCAAAGGCGCTGTTGCTGGCCGCCCTGGCGGCGGCGGGGACGTCGGCGGCCGCCGATTTCGACGGGGATTCCCGGGAGGACATCGCGGTCTACCGTCCTTCCAGCGGGAAATGGCTGATCCGGGGCATCACCCAGGTCTTCTTCGGGACCGCCGCCGACACCCCGGTCGCCGGGGACTTCAGCGGAGACGGCATCGCCGAGGTCGGGATCTTCCGGCCTTCCTCGGGGCTGTGGCGGATCCGCAACACCACCCGCGGCTACTTCGGGACTTCCACCGACATCCCCATAACCGGCGGCGGGAGCGGCCAACGCCTCTACGACTACGTGGTGAAGGCCGGGAACGGCGCCGACCTGCTGGCCGCCCTGCAGAGCACGACCTATACCAGCGTTTTCGTCCCGGCCGGAACCTATTACGTCTACAGCATGATCAACGTCGCCAGCGTCAAGCGCATCAGCGGAGAAAGCCTCCACGCCTACCCCCGGATCATGCTTATCAACGGGCAGTATCTCAACATCACCAGCCAGGGCTGCCTGGTCGAGGACATCATCATCCAGGGCGGCGGCGATTCGATATTGAAACGCGGCAGCTTCTACGTGAACAACGCCTGGTACGTGACCCTGCGCAACTGTTACTCCCTCTCCAGCGCCGGGAACGGGTTCGAGTACACGTCCGCGAGCCAGTACGTCACCTTCCTGGGTTGCAACGCCGAACAGTCCGACGACGCCGGCTTCCAGGGCAGCAACACCATCCAGACCGCGCGCATCATCGGGTGCGCCGCCGAAGATTGCTACAGAGGGTTCTCCAACTGCAACAACCTCTCCGCCTGCGTCTCCGAGGATGCCAGTGCCTACGGATTCGACAACTGTTACAACCTCTCTTCCTGCGCGGTCAAGGGCCCGGTTTCGGGCGGAGTCGGGTTCCACGGCTGCGACAACCTCTCCGCCTGCCGCGCCGAAGGCGTGGGTGACACCGCGTTTTTCGGCTGCGACCAGGTCGGGTCCTGCTCGGTGGTGACCGCGGGGACCGGCTTCGATTATTGCGGTTACCTCTCCAGCTGCGTGGCCTACGGCTGTTCCACTTCGTTTACGGGTTGTTTCAGCATCGACTCCGACTCGTGCAATAACTGA